One genomic segment of Myxococcales bacterium includes these proteins:
- a CDS encoding Sun protein — translation MSVATKSRVPTARLVAEAALARVFDDDAFASAALEAELVRAPQLDARERALATELCYGTLRVLPWLEAKLDKHAKKSVTKQRPRVRASLAIASYQICFLDRIPPYAAVNEAVVAIRAASDARVAGFANAILRKVAASVSPERPSLTLALRASVPPWLGRALERSIGKEGRDQMIDLGASSPPLGLVVPHAEERNAILERLRAVAPPEAVLEPGQVSPLAIVARGAGRIDELLPGESVSIQEEGSQLVALALGAKGGERVLDACAGRGHKTRLLGFRVGAGGTVDAADLHPFKLDRIATPSGGPSSTTYAVDWTAGSGDVPAGYDAVLVDAPCSGSGTLRRRPDLLLRRSETGLAELQALQRAILERASSHVRVGGRLVYAVCSVLREEAEDVLAAAALDAHGFRPAPFASDEARAIFGDATMGRLLPHVHGTDGYFLASFVRTAP, via the coding sequence GTGAGCGTCGCCACCAAGTCCCGCGTGCCTACGGCGCGGCTCGTGGCGGAGGCGGCCCTGGCGCGCGTCTTCGACGACGACGCCTTCGCTTCCGCGGCGCTCGAGGCCGAGCTTGTTCGCGCGCCGCAGCTCGACGCGCGCGAGCGCGCCTTGGCGACCGAGCTATGTTACGGAACGTTGCGGGTCTTGCCTTGGCTTGAGGCGAAGCTCGACAAGCACGCGAAGAAGAGCGTCACCAAACAGAGGCCGCGCGTGCGCGCCTCCTTGGCCATCGCCTCGTATCAGATTTGTTTCCTCGACCGCATTCCGCCCTACGCCGCGGTCAACGAAGCGGTGGTGGCCATCCGCGCCGCGTCGGATGCGCGCGTCGCTGGGTTTGCCAACGCGATCCTGCGCAAGGTCGCCGCCTCCGTGAGTCCCGAGCGTCCTTCGTTGACGCTCGCGCTTCGGGCCTCCGTGCCGCCGTGGCTCGGGCGCGCGCTCGAACGTTCCATCGGCAAAGAAGGCCGAGACCAAATGATCGATCTTGGCGCTAGTTCGCCGCCGCTCGGTCTCGTGGTGCCTCATGCGGAGGAGCGCAACGCGATTCTCGAGCGGCTGCGCGCCGTCGCTCCGCCAGAGGCGGTGCTGGAGCCGGGCCAAGTCTCGCCGCTCGCCATCGTGGCGCGGGGCGCCGGCCGCATCGATGAGCTGCTCCCCGGCGAGTCCGTCTCGATCCAAGAGGAAGGCTCGCAACTCGTGGCGCTCGCGCTCGGGGCGAAGGGCGGTGAGCGCGTTCTCGACGCGTGCGCCGGTCGCGGGCACAAGACGCGACTCCTTGGCTTCCGCGTCGGCGCCGGCGGCACCGTCGACGCGGCGGACCTCCACCCGTTCAAGCTCGACCGAATCGCGACGCCCAGCGGCGGACCGTCGTCGACGACGTACGCCGTTGATTGGACCGCCGGCAGCGGCGATGTGCCGGCGGGCTACGACGCGGTGCTGGTGGATGCGCCGTGCTCCGGCAGCGGCACCCTTCGTCGCCGCCCGGACCTGCTCCTTCGTCGAAGCGAAACGGGGCTCGCGGAGCTGCAGGCGCTGCAGCGCGCCATCCTCGAGCGCGCCAGCTCGCATGTGCGGGTCGGCGGCCGTCTCGTCTATGCCGTGTGCAGCGTCCTTCGTGAGGAGGCCGAAGACGTCCTCGCCGCCGCGGCCCTCGACGCCCATGGATTTAGGCCCGCGCCCTTCGCGAGCGACGAGGCGCGCGCGATCTTCGGTGACGCAACCATGGGGCGACTCTTGCCGCACGTCCACGGCACCGACGGCTATTTCCTCGCCAGCTTCGTGCGCACCGCCCCGTAG
- a CDS encoding 2-oxo acid dehydrogenase subunit E2, whose product MLIDVKLPQLGESVAEGTVSKWLVREGDVVKKDQGIVEIGTDKADSEIPAPAAGRIAKLVAHEGDVVPVNAVLCQIEEGVTAAAAAAPATTVASAVAARTPITEPPGAVRSATGAALATPTARKAALENDVDLSAVKGSGDFGRITKDDVMRAKPGAAGADGNGAPLVPSAPARSAAAASPRAQELAQMVNQGGGFVPPIPGVGYGSFKVPAYKQHDGDTVVPFTRRRRITADHMTYSKVSSPHVVTVAEVDLHRVSLLREANKDAYKKEGMSLTMLAFVCVATARALRENRSLNARVLDDAYVLLKDVNLGVAVDSPDGLVVPVVRRADELGIRGMVRGVDDLAKRAKSGKITIDDLSGASFSVSNPGMKGNLFGGAIINQPNVGILRMGEIQKRVVVVEGPNGEDLMAIHPVMYVALSYDHRIVDGVAANSFLWRVTEILEKGEFEV is encoded by the coding sequence ATGCTCATCGACGTCAAACTGCCCCAGCTCGGCGAGAGTGTGGCCGAAGGCACCGTCAGCAAGTGGCTCGTCCGTGAGGGCGACGTCGTGAAGAAGGATCAGGGGATCGTCGAGATCGGAACGGACAAGGCCGACAGCGAAATTCCCGCCCCTGCGGCAGGACGAATCGCCAAGCTCGTCGCGCACGAAGGCGACGTCGTCCCCGTCAACGCTGTGCTCTGCCAGATCGAAGAGGGCGTGACGGCGGCGGCGGCCGCGGCTCCCGCAACAACCGTCGCGTCGGCCGTCGCGGCGCGGACGCCCATCACCGAGCCGCCGGGGGCTGTGCGCAGCGCCACCGGCGCCGCTCTGGCGACGCCCACGGCCCGCAAGGCGGCTCTCGAGAACGACGTCGACTTGAGCGCCGTCAAAGGGTCCGGCGACTTCGGGCGGATCACGAAAGACGACGTGATGCGCGCGAAGCCCGGCGCCGCGGGTGCCGATGGCAACGGCGCGCCGCTCGTACCCTCCGCGCCGGCCCGGTCCGCAGCGGCGGCGTCGCCACGAGCCCAGGAGCTTGCCCAGATGGTCAACCAAGGTGGCGGCTTCGTGCCGCCGATCCCCGGCGTCGGATACGGGTCCTTCAAGGTGCCCGCCTACAAGCAGCACGACGGTGACACGGTCGTGCCGTTCACCCGTCGTCGGCGCATCACCGCCGACCACATGACGTACTCGAAGGTCTCCTCGCCGCACGTCGTGACGGTGGCGGAGGTCGACCTCCATCGCGTGTCCCTTCTGCGCGAGGCCAACAAGGACGCCTACAAGAAGGAGGGCATGTCGCTCACGATGCTCGCCTTCGTTTGCGTCGCGACGGCGCGAGCGCTCCGCGAGAACCGCTCGCTTAACGCGCGCGTCCTCGACGACGCCTACGTGCTCTTGAAGGACGTCAACCTCGGCGTGGCGGTGGACTCGCCCGACGGCCTCGTCGTGCCCGTGGTGCGACGCGCCGACGAGCTCGGGATTCGTGGCATGGTGCGCGGCGTGGACGACCTGGCGAAGCGCGCCAAGTCGGGCAAGATCACCATCGACGACTTGAGCGGCGCATCGTTCTCCGTCTCGAATCCCGGCATGAAGGGCAACCTCTTCGGCGGCGCCATCATCAACCAGCCGAACGTGGGCATCCTCCGCATGGGCGAGATCCAAAAGCGCGTCGTCGTCGTCGAGGGGCCAAACGGCGAAGACCTCATGGCGATTCACCCGGTGATGTACGTGGCGCTCAGCTACGACCACCGCATCGTCGACGGCGTGGCCGCCAACTCCTTCTTGTGGCGCGTCACGGAGATCTTGGAAAAGGGCGAGTTCGAGGTCTAG